The following proteins come from a genomic window of Malus domestica chromosome 02, GDT2T_hap1:
- the LOC108175068 gene encoding disease resistance protein RUN1-like, with amino-acid sequence MAAHGVSSSSCSSKLWKYDVFLSFRGEDTRKGFTGHLHQALEGKCYKTFIDEDDLKRGEEIKPELLRAIEESRISMIVFSKRYADSSWCLDELVKIMECRSKLKQHVLPIFYDVEASDIRKQEGSLAPMFQKHEDNICKEEDDKKREAKRERVKQWREALTEAANLSGHDLKNTENGHEAKLIKKIIYENLWKWLPRTKKLHVAKFPVGINSRVQEIITYLSSGEGNKVLMVGIWGMGGLGKTTAAKAIYNQIHHEFELKSFLADVSDATSKHGLVHLQKTLSFDIMDQEIKISTVDEGISWIEEQFSHRKVLVIMDNIDGEEQLNAIAGNHKWFGPGSRIIITTRDKHLLLKVDKVYQAQILNKGEALELFSWHAFGNSCPNEEYLEVSKKVVSYCGSLPLALEVLGSFLCERPQKVWNGQLEKLERTPDGKIIKPLRMSFDGLDDTEKVTFLNISCFFIGEEEDRVAKLLDVCGFSATVGINVLCERCLITVEGNKLNMHDLLREMARVIISEKSPSDLGKWSKLWNREDVLTYKFISTLPIKFWIFASYKKKHMSIIL; translated from the exons ATGGCAGCCCACGGAGTCTCATCTTCATCATGCTCCTCAAAACTCTGGAAGTACGACGTGTTCTTGAGCTTTAGAGGCGAAGACACACGTAAGGGCTTCACGGGCCATCTCCATCAAGCATTGGAAGGAAAGTGCTACAAGACCTTTATTGATGAGGACGATCTGAAAAGAGGGGAAGAAATAAAGCCCGAACTGTTGCGAGCCATCGAAGAGTCAAGGATCTCTATGATTGTCTTCTCAAAGAGGTACGCGGATTCGAGTTGGTGTCTCGACGAGTTGGTGAAGATCATGGAGTGCAGATCCAAACTGAAGCAACATGTTTTGCCAATATTCTATGATGTTGAAGCTTCAGACATCAGGAAGCAGGAAGGTAGTTTAGCCCCAATGTTTCAGAAGCACGAAGACAACATCTGTAAAGAAGAAGATGACAAAAAACGGGAAGCCAAGAGAGAAAGGGTAAAGCAATGGAGAGAGGCTCTTACTGAAGCTGCAAACTTGTCTGGCCACGATCTTAAAAACACTGAGAACGg gcatgaagcaaagcttattaagaaaattatttatgagAATCTTTGGAAATGGCTCCCCAGAACAAAAAAATTACATGTGGCCAAGTTCCCAGTTGGAATCAATTCTCGTGTTCAAGAAATTATCACTTATCTTTCAAGTGGTGAAGGAAATAAGGTTCTCATGGTTGGAATTTGGGGGATGGGTGGATTGGGTAAAACAACAGCTGCCAAAGCCATTTATAACCAAATTCATCATGAGTTTGAACTCAAAAGTTTCCTTGCCGACGTTAGCGACGCTACAAGTAAACATGGCCTGGTTCATTTGCAAAAAACACTTAGTTTTGACATCATGGATCAAGAGATTAAAATAAGCACTGTTGATGAAGGTATCTCTTGGATAGAAGAGCAATTTTCACATAGAAAGGTACTTGTCATTATGGACAACATAGATGGAGAGGAACAACTCAATGCAATAGCTGGAAATCACAAGTGGTTTGGTCCAGGAAGTAGAATTATCATAACGACACGAGATAAACATCTACTACTAAAAGTGGACAAAGTATATCAGGCTCAGATATTGAATAAAGGAGAAGCTCTAGAACTGTTTAGTTGGCATGCATTTGGAAATAGTTGCCCTAATGAAGAATATCTTGAAGTCTCAAAAAAGGTTGTTTCTTATTGTGGAAGTTTGCCACTAgcccttgaagttttaggttctTTTTTGTGTGAAAGACCCCAAAAAGTGTGGAATGGTCAATTGGAGAAATTAGAAAGAACTCCTGatggaaaaataataaaaccacTAAGAATGAGCTTTGACGGGCTAGATGATACGGAGAAGGTTACATTTCTTAACAtatcttgtttctttattgGAGAGGAAGAGGACCGTGTTGCAAAATTGTTAGATGTATGTGGATTTTCAGCAACAGTAGGAATCAACGTCCTCTGTGAACGATGCCTTATAACTGTTGAAGGCAACAAGTTGAATATGCATGATTTGCTTCGAGAAATGGCCAGAgtaatcatttctgaaaaatctcCTAGTGACCTTGGAAAATGGAGCAAGTTATGGAATCGTGAAGATGTATTGACATATAAATTTATAAGTACACTCCCAataaaattttggatttttgcATCGTACAAGAAAAAGCATATGTCTATTATACTTTAA
- the LOC103406739 gene encoding disease resistance protein RPV1-like, whose amino-acid sequence MKELRLLQPINVLLNGDYKHLPKELLWLSWSSFPLQSIPDDFFNLDKLVVLDMSFSNLVQVWEGSKSLHNLKTLDLSRSYDLQKSPDFSQVPNLEELILEGCESLTEIHPSIGHLKRLSLVNLKSCSNLRSLPRDFYKLKSVETLLLNRCSKFIELHEDIGEMISLRTLEADGTVIREVPPSIVGLKNLTRLSLDGTTGIRLSLDRMSYVELNGEYKHLPKELIRLRWFGCPLKSIPDDFFNQDKLVVLDMRWSQLVQVWEGSKSLHNLKILDLRCCRSLQKSPDFSQIPNLEELILEYCISLSEIHPSIGHLKRLSLVNLKSCSNLRSLPMDFYKLKSVGTLLLNGCWKFRELHEDIGEMISLRTLEAEQTAIKEVPPSIVGLKNLTRLSLECNLSGIQLPHSLLGLNSLRELNLSWCKLADDAIPKDLGSLISLQVLDLSWNVFHTLPSLSGLSKLETLRLHNCFNLRTIPDIPPNVEVQLV is encoded by the exons ATGAAGGAACTGAGATTGCTTCAGCCCATCAACGTGCTGCTCAATGGAGATTACAAACATCTTCCCAAAGAGTTACTATGGTTGTCTTGGAGTTCCTTCCCTTTGCAGTCCATACCAGATGACTTTTTTAATCTAGATAAATTGGTAGTTTTAGATATGAGTTTTAGCAATCTGGTACAAGTTTGGGAGGGTTCCAAG TCGCTACATAACTTGAAAACCCTTGATCTCAGCCGTTCCTATGACTTACAGAAATCACCGGACTTTTCACAAGTCCCaaatcttgaagagttgatattGGAAGGGTGTGAGAGTTTGACCGAGATTCACCCCTCCATTGGTCATcttaaaagactttctttggtgaaCCTTAAAAGTTGTTCCAATCTTCGTTCTCTTCCAAGGGATTTCTATAAATTAAAATCTGTTGAGACTCTTCTTCTTAATAGGTGTTCAAAATTCATAGAACTGCATGAGGATATAGGGGAGATGATATCACTGAGAACACTTGAAGCAGATGGTACAGTCATAAGAGAAGTACCACCTTCCATAGTAGGATTGAAGAATCTCACTCGTTTATCTCTGGACGGTACTACGGGTATTCGATTATCCCTTGACCGCATGAGCTACGTAGAGCTTAATGGAGAATACAAACATCTTCCCAAAGAGTTAATACGGTTGCGTTGGTTTGGATGCCCTTTAAAGTCCATACCGGATGACTTTTTTAATCAAGATAAACTAGTTGTTTTAGATATGCGGTGGAGCCAACTGGTACAAGTTTGGGAAGGTTCCAAG TCACTACATAACTTGAAAATCCTTGATCTCCGCTGTTGCCGTTCCTTACAGAAATCACCGGACTTTTCACAAATCCCaaatcttgaagagttgatattGGAATACTGTATTAGTTTGTCCGAGATTCACCCCTCCATTGGTCATcttaaaagactttctttggtgaaCCTTAAAAGTTGTTCCAATCTTCGTTCTCTTCCAATGGATTTCTATAAATTGAAATCTGTTGGGACTCTTCTTCTTAATGGATGTTGGAAATTCAGAGAACTACATGAGGATATAGGGGAGATGATATCGCTGAGAACACTTGAAGCAGAGCAAACAGCCATAAAAGAAGTACCACCTTCCATAGTAGGATTGAAGAATCTCACTCGTTTATCTCTGGAGTGTAATTTGAGCGGTATTCAATTGCCCCATTCGTTACTGGGATTAAACTCTTTAAGGGAATTAAATCTCTCATGGTGCAAATTAGCTGATGACGCAATCCCTAAGGATCTTGGGAGTCTAATTTCTTTACAAGTTTTGGATCTTTCTTGGAATGTTTTTCATACCCTACCCAGCCTCAGTGgtctttcaaagcttgaaacTCTGCGGTTACATAATTGCTTTAACCTTCGTACAATCCCTGATATACCACCAAATGTGGAAGTTCAGCTTGTGTAA
- the LOC103406737 gene encoding uncharacterized protein: MENNLSKRVNYFRYMDSCLDTPSTGPTQSSMFHTTSDSTIAATTAASQKEGKGPSLIAKLMGIEEYPSRPLQAALKKQFEEGEKTVSSQYLGNQLLRQSQSRNAHLRNVACNSTERKRNHLKKENPAKNPEVTKSVTKNVVSEESEMRIITDYKSDASPIKAGLADENPREEETDAFVSQSEWRAINGIQNFKLLGKSRIV; this comes from the exons ATGGAAAATAATCTGTCGAAAAGGGTAAACTATTTTCGATATATGGATTCGTGCTTGGATACTCCCTCCACCGGCCCAACCCAGAGTTCTATGTTTCATACCACCAGTGACTCCACCATTGCAGCAACAACAGCTGCTTCGCAAAAGGAGGGGAAAGGGCCGAGTCTGATTGCCAAGCTCATGGGAATTGAAGAGTACCCCTCGAGACCTTTGCAGGCTGCTCTGAAGAAACAGTTTGAGGAAGGTGAGAAGACTGTTTCAAGTCAATATCTTGGCAACCAATTACTGCGACAATCACAATCTCGAAACGCTCATCTCAGAAATGTAGCATGTAACTCAACTGAGCGGAAAAGAAATCACTTAAAGAAGGAAAATCCAGCCAAAAATCCTGAAGTAACTAAATCAGTT ACCAAAAATGTTGTGAGTGAAGAAAGTGAGATGAGAATTATTACGGACTATAAAAGTGACGCTTCCCCAATCAAAGCTGGTCTTGCAGACGAAAACCCTAGGGAAGAAGAAACAGATGCCTTTGTATCTCAGAGTGAGTGGAG GGCAATCAATGGCATACAGAATTTCAAACTTCTTGGTAAATCACGGATTGTATGA